Proteins encoded together in one Streptomyces umbrinus window:
- a CDS encoding Rv1733c family protein, with protein sequence MRAIRGLWRWRHNPLRRTTDLAEAWLALGALLLILVAAPLVGVLIGGLAQDALQQSVREQRLDRHPVTATVVKKADRTPLDPDPETSSGRDSHTRVIADWKAPDGTTQRDTVMAALNSPQRGDHFTVWTDLHGRIVGRPLDTATAATHAVLAGFGTAVACAGLVEGSRRLVVWRMVRRRYDRLDQAWSQAGPDWGRTGTGS encoded by the coding sequence TTGCGGGCCATCAGGGGACTCTGGCGCTGGCGGCACAACCCGCTGCGGCGTACGACGGATCTCGCCGAGGCATGGCTTGCGCTGGGGGCACTGCTGCTGATCCTCGTCGCGGCACCCCTGGTCGGTGTCCTGATCGGCGGGCTCGCCCAGGACGCCCTGCAGCAGTCCGTGCGCGAGCAGCGGCTGGACCGCCATCCGGTGACGGCGACCGTCGTCAAGAAGGCGGACCGCACCCCGCTCGACCCCGATCCCGAGACGTCCTCGGGGCGTGACTCGCACACCCGTGTCATCGCCGACTGGAAGGCCCCCGACGGCACCACGCAGCGCGACACGGTCATGGCGGCCCTGAACTCCCCGCAGCGCGGCGACCACTTCACGGTCTGGACGGACCTGCACGGTCGAATAGTCGGCCGGCCGCTGGACACGGCGACGGCGGCGACGCATGCGGTCCTTGCCGGGTTCGGTACGGCCGTCGCCTGCGCGGGACTCGTCGAGGGTTCCCGGCGGCTGGTGGTGTGGCGCATGGTGCGGCGCAGGTACGACCGCCTCGACCAGGCATGGTCGCAGGCAGGCCCGGACTGGGGCAGGACGGGCACGGGCAGCTGA
- a CDS encoding glutamate racemase, translating to MKIALMDSGIGLLAAATAVRRLRPDAELVLSSDPGSMPWGPRTPEDVTARALAVAEAAAAHRPDALIVACNTASVRALPALRDRLEPGVPVIGTVPAIKPAAAGGGPFAIWATPATTGSPYQRGLIREFADGVTVTEVPCPGLADAVEHADQAGIDAAIAAAAARTPDDVRAVVLGCTHYELVAERIRSAVQRPGVPPLVLHGSAGAVAAQALRRIGEHPAPEAPAQGSLTVLLGGREGTLPETALTYDEGRLLQAMSPAR from the coding sequence GTGAAGATCGCGCTCATGGACTCCGGAATCGGACTGCTCGCGGCGGCCACCGCGGTACGCCGTCTGCGGCCCGACGCGGAGCTCGTTCTCTCCTCGGACCCGGGCAGCATGCCGTGGGGACCCCGTACACCCGAGGACGTGACCGCCCGCGCCCTCGCCGTCGCCGAGGCGGCCGCCGCACACCGGCCCGACGCCCTGATCGTGGCCTGCAACACCGCCTCCGTGCGCGCCCTGCCCGCGTTGCGTGACCGCCTTGAGCCGGGGGTGCCGGTCATCGGCACGGTCCCGGCGATCAAGCCGGCCGCGGCAGGCGGCGGACCCTTCGCGATCTGGGCCACGCCCGCCACCACCGGCAGCCCCTACCAGCGCGGCCTCATCCGGGAGTTCGCCGACGGGGTGACCGTCACCGAGGTGCCCTGCCCCGGCCTTGCCGACGCCGTGGAGCACGCGGACCAGGCCGGCATCGACGCGGCCATCGCCGCGGCCGCGGCGCGTACCCCCGACGATGTAAGGGCCGTCGTCCTGGGCTGCACCCATTACGAACTGGTCGCCGAGCGGATCCGCTCGGCCGTGCAACGGCCCGGTGTCCCCCCGCTCGTCCTGCATGGCTCCGCAGGCGCGGTGGCCGCCCAGGCGTTGCGCCGGATCGGAGAGCACCCGGCCCCGGAGGCGCCCGCGCAAGGCAGCCTCACCGTATTGCTCGGCGGACGCGAGGGGACGCTGCCCGAGACCGCGTTGACGTACGACGAGGGCCGTTTGCTGCAGGCCATGAGCCCCGCCCGCTGA
- the lnt gene encoding apolipoprotein N-acyltransferase, translating to MTVTATSVDEPEQLEPQARPVSRVVGLMRRLAPAATAALSGVLLYVSFPPRTLWWLALPAFAVFGWLLRGRTWKAGLGLGYLFGLGFLLPLLVWTGVEVGPGPWIALVVIEAVYVALVGAGIAVVSKLPGWPLWAAALWIAGEAARARAPFGGFPWGKIAFGQADGVFLPLAALGGTPVLGFAVVLCGFGLYEIVRLVVETRRTRAVRRGAAAVALLSFLLPVLGAFAARPLVSDKAENGTATVAVIQGNVPRAGLDFNSQRRAVLDYHARETERLAAQIKAGKVAQPDFVLWPENSSDIDPFRNPDAYAVIDKAAKAIGAPISVGGVVEKNGKLYNEQILWDPQKGPGATYDKRQVQPFGEYLPLRSLIGAINDNWTSMVRQDFSRGTEPGVFTMAGTQVGLATCYEAAFDWAVRDTVTHGAQMISVPSNNATFDRSEMTYQQLAMSRIRAVEHSRTVTVPVTSGVSAVIMPDGKITQRTGMFVADSLVQKVPLRSSETPATRVGIAPEMLLVLIAAGGLGWAVTSAVRARRAGDA from the coding sequence GTGACCGTCACAGCAACCTCCGTAGACGAGCCGGAACAGCTCGAACCGCAGGCCCGGCCCGTTTCGCGCGTGGTCGGGCTGATGCGGCGGCTCGCTCCGGCCGCCACCGCGGCACTCTCCGGAGTGCTGCTCTACGTCAGCTTCCCGCCGCGCACACTGTGGTGGCTGGCCCTGCCGGCCTTCGCGGTCTTCGGCTGGTTGCTGCGCGGCCGCACCTGGAAGGCGGGCCTCGGTCTCGGCTACCTCTTCGGCCTCGGCTTCCTGCTGCCCCTGCTCGTGTGGACCGGCGTGGAGGTCGGGCCCGGTCCGTGGATCGCGCTGGTCGTCATCGAGGCGGTGTACGTCGCGCTCGTCGGCGCCGGTATCGCGGTCGTGTCGAAGCTGCCCGGCTGGCCCCTGTGGGCCGCCGCCCTGTGGATCGCCGGCGAGGCGGCACGCGCGCGTGCCCCGTTCGGCGGCTTCCCCTGGGGCAAGATCGCCTTCGGGCAGGCGGACGGCGTCTTCCTGCCGCTCGCGGCGCTGGGCGGCACCCCGGTGCTCGGATTCGCGGTCGTCCTGTGCGGCTTCGGCCTCTACGAGATCGTCCGCCTGGTCGTCGAGACGCGGCGGACCCGTGCCGTACGCCGCGGAGCCGCCGCGGTGGCCCTGCTCAGCTTCCTCCTCCCCGTACTCGGCGCCTTCGCCGCACGGCCCCTGGTCAGCGACAAGGCCGAGAACGGCACCGCGACCGTCGCCGTCATCCAGGGCAACGTGCCGCGCGCGGGCCTCGACTTCAACTCCCAGCGGCGCGCGGTCCTCGACTACCACGCCCGGGAGACCGAGCGCCTCGCCGCGCAGATCAAGGCGGGCAAGGTCGCTCAGCCCGATTTCGTGCTGTGGCCGGAGAACTCCTCCGACATCGACCCGTTCCGCAACCCCGACGCCTACGCCGTGATCGACAAGGCGGCCAAGGCGATCGGCGCGCCCATCTCGGTCGGCGGTGTCGTCGAGAAGAACGGCAAGCTCTACAACGAGCAGATCCTCTGGGACCCGCAGAAGGGACCCGGCGCCACCTACGACAAGCGGCAGGTCCAGCCGTTCGGCGAGTACCTCCCCCTGCGGTCCCTCATCGGAGCCATCAACGACAACTGGACCTCCATGGTCCGCCAGGACTTCAGCCGCGGCACCGAGCCGGGCGTGTTCACCATGGCGGGCACCCAGGTCGGCCTCGCGACCTGCTACGAGGCCGCCTTCGACTGGGCCGTGCGCGACACCGTCACCCATGGCGCACAGATGATCTCGGTGCCGAGCAACAACGCCACGTTCGACCGCAGCGAGATGACCTACCAGCAGCTCGCGATGTCCCGGATCCGCGCGGTCGAGCACAGCCGCACCGTCACCGTCCCGGTGACCAGTGGCGTCAGCGCCGTGATCATGCCGGACGGGAAGATCACCCAGCGGACCGGCATGTTCGTGGCGGACTCCCTCGTCCAGAAGGTGCCGCTGCGTTCCTCCGAGACGCCCGCCACGCGGGTCGGAATCGCGCCGGAAATGCTCTTGGTACTGATCGCCGCGGGCGGCCTCGGCTGGGCCGTGACGTCAGCGGTACGCGCACGACGCGCCGGTGACGCGTAG
- a CDS encoding MOSC domain-containing protein — protein MSKPLLHSIHVYPLKAAGGHALREAVVEPWGLAGDRRWVLIDKNDKVVTQRPQPRMALSAVEQGPDGGILLSAPGREPLAVRVPEPAGTTTVEIWNDKVEGVAADASAHAWFSDYLGIGVRLVHLDDPAVRRPIDPEFARPGETVSFADGYPLLLTTLGSLDALNALIARGDRPGEGPLPMNRFRPNVVVEGTAPWAEDDWSRIAIGEVTFRVAKMCGRCVVTTTDQSTAERGREPLRTLARHRRFGDKLVFGQNLVPESPGSVRVGDPVRLLD, from the coding sequence ATGTCGAAGCCGCTGCTGCACTCGATCCACGTCTATCCGCTGAAGGCGGCCGGGGGTCATGCCCTGCGCGAGGCCGTCGTGGAGCCGTGGGGTCTGGCGGGTGACCGACGCTGGGTGCTGATCGACAAGAACGACAAGGTCGTCACCCAACGTCCACAGCCGCGCATGGCGTTGTCCGCCGTCGAGCAAGGGCCCGACGGCGGTATTCTGCTGTCCGCGCCCGGCCGTGAGCCGCTCGCCGTCCGCGTGCCCGAGCCGGCCGGCACGACGACGGTGGAGATCTGGAACGACAAGGTGGAGGGTGTCGCCGCCGACGCCTCGGCGCACGCCTGGTTCAGCGACTATCTCGGCATCGGCGTGCGTCTCGTACACCTCGACGACCCCGCCGTGCGCAGGCCCATCGACCCGGAGTTCGCCCGGCCCGGCGAGACGGTCAGCTTCGCCGACGGCTATCCCCTGCTGCTCACCACGCTCGGCTCGCTCGACGCCCTCAACGCGCTGATCGCCCGGGGCGACCGGCCCGGCGAGGGCCCGCTGCCCATGAACCGCTTCCGGCCGAACGTGGTGGTCGAGGGCACCGCCCCCTGGGCCGAGGACGACTGGTCCCGGATCGCCATCGGCGAGGTCACCTTCCGGGTCGCGAAGATGTGCGGGCGCTGCGTCGTGACCACCACCGACCAGAGCACCGCCGAGCGCGGCAGGGAGCCACTGCGCACCCTCGCCCGCCACCGCCGGTTCGGCGACAAGCTCGTCTTCGGGCAGAATCTCGTGCCGGAGTCCCCCGGATCGGTCCGCGTGGGCGATCCGGTCAGGCTCCTCGATTAG
- a CDS encoding O-antigen ligase family protein produces the protein MASAAGPASAHERRSASDAVGVVVLGACAAWSLITAAAHGGRPEGVLLAVLAVAAGYASGRICGELLPVAAPCAGALAGLGLAVASPHTTQGPQVISPLGQTGATAALLAISAGSACCAAWAARPPGLRLVLRLLAAGIAATAAVLGSTSGFAACLAVLLCSLAADRMQHRGLGLGGLALAAVLVTGATWAVAENVLPDGLTTSLEGQLTPHRVLLWQDALDMAGREPGLGVGPGRFSELSPTVTQSLLPDGKPHSAPFQQAAEQGVVGVALLAAVFCWVLYALWRSPRPTPVVLTAGAALTALAAISAVGNALSFTTVTAGAGLLAGLATARPMLEEVPQNTMEPGGRARKDPLSP, from the coding sequence ATGGCGTCGGCGGCCGGTCCGGCGTCGGCTCACGAGAGACGCAGCGCGTCGGACGCGGTGGGCGTCGTCGTGCTGGGAGCCTGCGCGGCCTGGTCCCTGATCACGGCCGCGGCACACGGCGGACGCCCCGAAGGCGTGCTCCTCGCGGTGCTCGCCGTCGCCGCCGGTTATGCCTCGGGGCGGATCTGCGGAGAGCTGCTGCCGGTCGCCGCACCCTGCGCGGGAGCGCTCGCCGGACTCGGCCTGGCGGTGGCCTCCCCGCACACCACCCAGGGGCCGCAGGTGATCTCGCCGCTCGGGCAGACCGGCGCCACCGCCGCGCTGCTGGCCATCTCCGCGGGGTCCGCGTGCTGCGCGGCCTGGGCGGCCCGCCCGCCGGGACTGCGGCTCGTTCTCCGCCTGCTGGCCGCCGGTATCGCGGCGACCGCGGCCGTCCTGGGGTCGACGTCGGGCTTCGCGGCCTGTCTGGCGGTGCTGCTGTGCTCCCTGGCCGCCGACCGTATGCAACACCGTGGGCTGGGGCTCGGCGGTCTCGCCCTGGCCGCGGTCCTGGTGACCGGGGCGACCTGGGCGGTCGCCGAGAACGTGCTGCCGGACGGTCTCACCACGTCGCTCGAAGGGCAGCTCACCCCGCACCGCGTACTGCTGTGGCAGGACGCGCTCGACATGGCGGGCCGTGAGCCGGGGCTGGGCGTGGGGCCCGGCCGGTTCTCGGAACTGAGCCCGACCGTCACGCAGTCGCTGCTGCCCGACGGCAAACCCCACTCTGCGCCCTTCCAGCAGGCGGCCGAACAGGGCGTGGTCGGTGTGGCGCTGCTGGCCGCGGTCTTCTGTTGGGTCCTGTACGCGCTGTGGCGGTCGCCGCGCCCGACACCGGTCGTGCTCACGGCGGGTGCGGCCCTGACGGCTCTGGCCGCGATCTCGGCGGTCGGCAACGCGCTGAGCTTCACCACGGTGACGGCGGGCGCGGGCCTGCTCGCGGGCCTCGCCACGGCACGTCCCATGCTCGAAGAGGTGCCGCAGAACACGATGGAGCCCGGTGGACGTGCTCGAAAGGACCCGCTGTCCCCGTGA
- a CDS encoding 3-hydroxybutyrate dehydrogenase — translation MTAPSALAGPHAPSLDLGGRIALVTGAAGGIGRACALRLAAAGAKVRAVDRDAGGLDTLTEQARGLAGTVAPHVLDLTDLDAAESAAAGTDILVNNAGLQLVRPIEEFPPDTFHTVLTVMLEAPFRLIRGALPHMYGQGWGRIVNVSSVHGLRASAFKSAYVAAKHGLEGLSKTAALEGAPHGVTSNCVNPAYVRTPLVEKQLADQAAAHGIPEERVLGEILLQDSAVKRLIEPDEVAEAVAYLCGPAASFVTGTSLVLDGGWTAH, via the coding sequence ATGACCGCGCCCAGCGCCCTCGCAGGCCCCCACGCCCCGTCCCTCGACCTCGGCGGCCGTATCGCCCTCGTCACCGGCGCCGCGGGTGGCATCGGCCGTGCCTGCGCACTGCGGCTCGCCGCGGCCGGGGCCAAGGTACGGGCGGTCGACCGGGACGCCGGGGGACTGGACACCCTCACCGAACAGGCCCGCGGCCTCGCGGGCACGGTCGCACCGCATGTCCTCGACCTCACCGACCTGGACGCCGCGGAGTCCGCCGCGGCCGGCACCGACATCCTCGTCAACAACGCCGGGCTCCAACTGGTGCGCCCCATCGAGGAGTTCCCGCCCGACACCTTCCACACCGTGCTGACCGTGATGCTGGAGGCCCCGTTCCGGCTGATCCGCGGGGCGCTCCCGCACATGTACGGGCAGGGCTGGGGCCGTATCGTCAATGTGTCGTCCGTACATGGGCTCCGCGCCTCTGCCTTCAAGTCGGCGTATGTGGCGGCGAAACACGGGCTGGAGGGCCTCTCCAAGACCGCGGCCCTGGAGGGCGCCCCCCACGGAGTCACCTCGAACTGTGTGAACCCCGCCTATGTGCGCACCCCACTGGTCGAGAAGCAGCTCGCCGACCAGGCCGCCGCCCACGGCATCCCCGAGGAGCGGGTGCTCGGCGAGATCCTGCTGCAGGACAGCGCGGTCAAGCGCCTCATCGAACCGGACGAGGTCGCCGAGGCCGTGGCATACCTGTGCGGCCCGGCCGCGTCCTTCGTCACCGGGACCTCACTGGTCCTCGACGGCGGCTGGACCGCGCACTGA
- a CDS encoding NUDIX hydrolase, producing the protein MATPDFIRTIRATAGQQLLWLPGVTAVVFDDEGRVLLGRRADTGKWAVIAGMSDPGEQPAACAVREVYEETGVRCVTERVVLVQALTPTTYPNGDVCQFMDITIRCRAVGGEARVNDDESLEVGWFDVDALPELTEHGLFRIKQALSDEPTWFEPMP; encoded by the coding sequence ATGGCTACTCCTGACTTCATTCGTACGATCCGGGCCACCGCCGGCCAACAACTGCTCTGGCTCCCCGGAGTCACCGCCGTCGTCTTCGACGACGAGGGCAGAGTGCTGTTGGGGCGCCGGGCCGACACCGGCAAGTGGGCTGTCATCGCGGGAATGTCGGACCCGGGGGAGCAGCCCGCGGCCTGTGCCGTGCGGGAGGTGTACGAGGAGACGGGCGTCCGGTGTGTCACCGAGCGCGTCGTGCTCGTACAGGCCCTGACGCCGACCACGTACCCGAACGGCGACGTCTGCCAGTTCATGGACATCACCATCCGGTGCCGGGCCGTCGGCGGGGAGGCCCGCGTCAACGACGACGAATCGCTGGAGGTGGGCTGGTTCGACGTGGACGCGCTGCCGGAGCTGACCGAGCACGGACTGTTCCGGATCAAGCAGGCGCTGTCCGACGAGCCCACGTGGTTCGAACCCATGCCCTGA
- a CDS encoding DUF6643 family protein produces the protein MTSPRSTYGGGYYSASFPDTPIYDSLVAERGTPQIAPIRVPAAYDTGSHLPALPSALPALPAGPSQQAPSYAYPQAQQPSPLQQAAPYIPQQAGAPRGYPGPQAPQPQRPMAGGTGYEAMRPAAPRPAPAPYQEPYNNQQYRGY, from the coding sequence ATGACCTCCCCCCGCTCCACCTATGGCGGCGGTTACTACTCCGCCTCCTTCCCGGACACTCCGATCTACGACTCTCTCGTGGCCGAGCGGGGAACCCCGCAGATCGCCCCGATCCGGGTCCCCGCGGCCTATGACACGGGCAGTCACCTGCCCGCGCTGCCGTCAGCACTGCCCGCACTCCCTGCCGGACCCTCCCAGCAGGCTCCTTCGTACGCCTACCCGCAGGCCCAACAGCCCTCGCCGCTGCAACAGGCCGCGCCTTACATCCCTCAGCAGGCCGGTGCGCCGCGCGGCTACCCGGGCCCGCAGGCTCCCCAGCCGCAGCGTCCGATGGCGGGCGGTACGGGCTACGAGGCGATGCGCCCCGCCGCCCCGCGTCCCGCCCCGGCCCCGTACCAGGAGCCCTACAACAACCAGCAGTACCGCGGTTACTGA
- a CDS encoding glycosyltransferase, whose amino-acid sequence MSALVWTAVGSLAAWLWLLLGQGFFWRTDMRLPPCREPDDWPSVCVVVPARDEAAVLPDSLPSLLAQDYPGRAEIFLVDDGSSDGTGELARELARRYGGLPLTVGSPGEPPAGWTGKLWAVRHGIGLARARAPEYLLLTDADIAHAPDSLRKLVAAARAGGFDLVSQMARLRVESVWERLVVPAFVYFFAQLYPFRWIAVKGSRTAAAAGGCVLLRTEAAERARIPDAVRHAVIDDVAVARAVKGSGGHIWLGLAENVDSVRPYPRLHDLWRMVSRSAYAQLRHNPLVLAGTVAGLAVVYLVPPVALFAGLAAGNAGAAVAGGLAWLLMTLTYLPMLRYYRQPLWIAPSLPVTAFLYLLMTVDSAVQHYRGRGAAWKGRTYTRPDAAPEQP is encoded by the coding sequence GTGAGCGCCCTTGTGTGGACCGCCGTCGGATCACTCGCCGCCTGGCTGTGGCTGCTCCTGGGCCAGGGCTTCTTCTGGCGTACGGACATGCGGTTGCCGCCGTGCCGGGAGCCGGACGACTGGCCGTCCGTGTGCGTCGTCGTACCCGCGCGGGACGAGGCCGCCGTGCTTCCCGACAGCCTCCCCTCGCTCCTCGCGCAGGACTATCCGGGGCGGGCCGAGATCTTCCTGGTGGACGACGGCAGTTCGGACGGCACCGGGGAGCTGGCCCGTGAACTGGCGCGGCGGTACGGCGGGCTGCCGCTCACAGTCGGCTCGCCCGGGGAGCCGCCCGCGGGCTGGACCGGCAAGCTCTGGGCCGTACGCCACGGCATCGGTCTGGCACGCGCGCGTGCACCCGAATATCTGCTGCTGACGGACGCCGACATCGCGCACGCGCCGGACAGCCTGCGGAAGTTGGTGGCCGCGGCCCGTGCCGGGGGTTTCGATCTCGTGTCCCAGATGGCCCGGCTGCGGGTGGAGAGCGTCTGGGAGCGGCTCGTGGTGCCCGCGTTCGTGTACTTCTTCGCCCAGCTGTATCCGTTCCGGTGGATCGCCGTGAAGGGGTCGCGGACCGCGGCCGCGGCGGGCGGCTGTGTGCTGCTGCGTACCGAGGCCGCCGAGCGGGCGCGGATTCCGGACGCCGTCCGGCACGCGGTGATCGACGACGTCGCGGTGGCGCGGGCGGTGAAGGGCTCCGGAGGGCACATCTGGCTGGGGCTCGCGGAAAACGTCGACAGCGTGCGCCCCTACCCGCGGCTGCACGATCTATGGCGGATGGTCTCGCGCAGCGCGTACGCCCAGCTCCGGCACAACCCGCTGGTGCTGGCCGGGACGGTGGCCGGTCTCGCCGTGGTGTACCTGGTGCCGCCCGTGGCCCTGTTCGCGGGCCTCGCGGCCGGCAACGCCGGTGCTGCGGTGGCGGGCGGGCTCGCGTGGCTGCTGATGACCCTGACGTACCTGCCGATGCTCCGGTACTACCGCCAGCCGCTCTGGATCGCCCCGTCGCTCCCGGTCACCGCGTTCCTGTACCTCCTCATGACGGTGGATTCCGCGGTGCAGCACTACAGGGGGCGAGGTGCGGCCTGGAAGGGCCGCACCTACACCCGCCCCGACGCGGCGCCCGAGCAGCCCTGA
- a CDS encoding TerD family protein — MSMPKGSNVPVPTTGLRVELGWQAGPGVPDADASALLLASGKVRSDGDFVFYNQANHSSGAVRHEGKRNAGGQVNDTLFVDLARVEPAIETVVLAASSDGGTFGQVPGLYIRVLDAQQGTEVARFDSEGASVETAFVLGEFYRRQGAWKFRAVGQGYSSGLAGLATDFGISVDEPQQAASAPVAPPAPVAPPVTVPPVTAAPVTPPPAPPAPPAPPTAPVRLTKVTLTKEAPSVSLTKQGGTSGVMRVNLNWQVRKQFSGWQAKLGRAVAMHADLDLDLCALYELSDGSKGVVQALGNAFGALHQPPFIHLDGDDRTGASTSGENLSINLDHTRNFRRVLIFVTIYEGARSFADLDATVTLQPLHGAPVDFSLGECTVPSTVCALALITNTGSDLVVQREARFLVPDRGVSPQRTVDYAYGWGMNWTPGRK, encoded by the coding sequence ATGTCAATGCCTAAGGGATCGAACGTTCCGGTGCCGACGACCGGACTGCGAGTCGAGCTGGGATGGCAGGCGGGCCCGGGCGTGCCCGACGCCGATGCCTCGGCCCTGTTGCTGGCTTCCGGGAAGGTCCGCTCCGACGGGGACTTCGTCTTCTACAACCAGGCGAACCACTCCTCCGGCGCCGTGCGGCACGAGGGCAAGCGGAATGCCGGTGGTCAGGTGAACGACACGCTGTTCGTCGACCTCGCGCGCGTGGAGCCCGCGATCGAGACGGTGGTGCTCGCCGCGTCCTCGGACGGCGGCACGTTCGGGCAGGTGCCCGGGCTCTACATCCGGGTCCTCGACGCTCAGCAGGGGACGGAGGTCGCACGCTTCGACAGCGAGGGCGCGAGCGTCGAGACGGCCTTCGTGCTCGGGGAGTTCTACCGCCGCCAGGGCGCCTGGAAGTTCCGCGCCGTGGGGCAGGGCTACAGCAGCGGTCTCGCAGGACTGGCCACCGACTTCGGGATCTCGGTGGACGAACCGCAGCAGGCGGCGTCGGCTCCCGTTGCCCCGCCCGCCCCCGTGGCGCCGCCGGTCACCGTCCCGCCGGTCACAGCCGCGCCGGTGACACCGCCGCCCGCCCCACCCGCACCGCCCGCCCCGCCCACGGCCCCGGTACGCCTGACCAAGGTCACGCTCACCAAGGAGGCCCCGTCCGTCTCGCTGACCAAGCAGGGCGGCACCTCCGGTGTGATGCGGGTGAACCTCAACTGGCAGGTGCGCAAGCAGTTCTCGGGGTGGCAGGCCAAGCTGGGCCGGGCCGTCGCCATGCACGCGGACCTCGACCTCGACCTGTGCGCCCTGTACGAGCTCTCCGACGGAAGCAAGGGAGTCGTCCAGGCCCTGGGCAACGCCTTCGGAGCACTGCATCAGCCGCCGTTCATCCATCTCGACGGCGACGACCGCACCGGGGCCTCGACGAGCGGCGAGAACCTCAGCATCAACCTCGACCACACACGGAACTTCCGTCGCGTCCTCATCTTCGTGACCATCTACGAAGGGGCGCGTTCCTTCGCGGACCTGGACGCGACGGTGACCCTGCAGCCGCTGCACGGGGCGCCCGTCGACTTCTCGCTCGGCGAGTGCACGGTCCCCTCGACGGTGTGCGCGCTCGCCCTCATCACCAACACCGGCAGCGACCTCGTCGTCCAGCGCGAGGCCCGCTTCCTCGTCCCGGATCGCGGAGTGAGCCCGCAGCGCACCGTCGACTACGCGTACGGGTGGGGCATGAACTGGACGCCCGGCAGGAAGTGA